In one window of Megalops cyprinoides isolate fMegCyp1 chromosome 24, fMegCyp1.pri, whole genome shotgun sequence DNA:
- the LOC118771464 gene encoding probable G-protein coupled receptor 141 yields MENMGQFNNITNGSLPLDYRIALATMYSIVLVGGTLSTALMINILKSNVRSVTTMAVLNLVVVHILFLLTVPFRIYFYASGWWDLGPDFCKVVSSMIHVHMYVALTFYVIILVIRHLAYARGRDQVEFHRRLHAALVSAGVWAGVLVCVLPAVATKYGTSVDNRRTCFNFGDELDKATVAGLNYALIAVVLLAALAVAGSQAWILGRVVRAYGRTCPQRQEFWAQIKSLSFVLVVLVCFVPYHLFRLYYVGHHESLQKQNEVFLAVTAFSCFDMLIFLPRDMWTCGVSCCVNAM; encoded by the coding sequence ATGGAAAATATGGGACAATTTAACAACATCACCAACGGAAGCCTTCCGCTGGATTACCGGATCGCTCTGGCCACAATGTACTCCATCGTTCTCGTCGGAGGCACTCTCAGCACGGCCCTGATGATCAACATCCTCAAGTCCAACGTCCGCTCGGTGACCACCATGGCGGTCCTCAACCTGGTGGTGGTGCACATCCTCTTCCTGCTCACCGTGCCCTTCCGGATCTACTTCTACGCCAGCGGCTGGTGGGACCTGGGCCCGGACTTCTGCAAGGTGGTGAGCAGCATGATCCACGTGCACATGTACGTGGCGCTCACCTTCTACGTCATCATCCTGGTCATCCGCCACCTGGCTTACGCCCGCGGGCGCGACCAGGTGGAGTTCCACCGCCGGCTGCACGCCGCCCTGGTCAGCGCCGGCGTGTGGGCCGGCGTGCTTGTCTGCGTGCTGCCCGCTGTCGCCACCAAATATGGCACGTCGGTCGACAACAGGCGCACCTGCTTCAACTTTGGAGACGAGCTGGACAAGGCCACCGTGGCAGGGCTGAACTATGCGCTGATCGCCGTCGTCCTCCTGGCGGCCTTGGCGGTGGCTGGCAGCCAGGCGTGGATCCTGGGCCGCGTCGTGAGGGCGTACGGGCGCACCTGCCCGCAGCGGCAGGAATTCTGGGCCCAGATCAAGAGCCTCTCCTTTGTGCTGGTCGTGCTGGTGTGCTTCGTCCCGTACCACCTGTTCCGGCTCTACTACGTGGGCCACCACGAGTCCCTCCAGAAACAGAACGAGGTGTTCCTCGCCGTGACCGCCTTCAGCTGCTTCGACATGCTGATTTTCCTGCCGAGGGACATGTGGACGTGCGGAGTGAGCTGCTGCGTAAACGCAATGTAG